One genomic window of Manihot esculenta cultivar AM560-2 chromosome 16, M.esculenta_v8, whole genome shotgun sequence includes the following:
- the LOC110603387 gene encoding transcription factor MYB102, which yields MGRAPCCDKNGLKKGPWTPEEDQKMIDFIQKHGYGNWRTLPKKAGLQRCGKSCRLRWTNYLRPDIKRGRFSFEEEETIIQLHSILGNKWSAIASRLPGRTDNEIKNYWNTHIRKRLLRMGIDPVTHSPRLDLLDLSSIFGSSFYNSSQMNISRFLGIQPMVNPELLRLATSIISSQRENHNFVPQNCQENQLCNLQIQNQYHPVIQADQFQSQVQEMPSCTTLANPFVHFSGETQLMDEMNHQEWQRDDEMASNLTDNFMTLQSYENYYGASDQTAMMDPSCETTSTFISKNSNQNLSLASVLSTPSSSPKPLNSNSTYINCSSSTEDERESYCSNMLKFEIPDILDVSNFM from the exons ATGGGGAGAGCACCGTGTTGTGATAAAAATGGGCTGAAGAAAGGGCCTTGGACACCTGAGGAAGATCAGAAGATGATTGACTTTATCCAGAAACATGGTTATGGAAACTGGCGGACACTGCCTAAGAAGGCTG GTCTGCAAAGGTGTGGAAAGAGTTGCCGGCTTCGTTGGACTAACTATCTCCGACCAGATATCAAGAGAGGTCGTTTTTCTTTTGAAGAGGAGGAGACAATAATTCAGCTACATAGTATATTGGGAAACAA GTGGTCTGCCATAGCTTCTCGCCTGCCGGGAAGAACAGATAACGAAATCAAGAACTATTGGAACACTCACATTAGAAAACGACTTCTTAGAATGGGAATCGATCCTGTGACTCATAGTCCTAGGCTTGATCTTCTTGATCTCTCTTCAATCTTTGGTTCATCTTTTTACAACTCTTCTCAAATGAACATTTCAAGGTTTCTCGGAATCCAACCAATGGTTAACCCAGAACTTCTCCGTTTAGccacatcaatcatatcatctCAACGTGAAAATCACAACTTTGTTCCGCAAAATTGTCAAGAAAATCAGCTGTGTAATCTCCAAATCCAGAACCAATATCACCCAGTAATCCAAGCTGATCAATTTCAAAGCCAAGTTCAAGAAATGCCGAGTTGCACCACACTAGCTAATCCATTTGTTCATTTCTCCGGCGAAACTCAACTCATGGACGAAATGAACCACCAGGAATGGCAAAGGGATGATGAGATGGCTTCAAATTTGACAGATAATTTTATGACCCTACAGAGTTACGAAAACTATTATGGAGCGTCTGATCAAACCGCTATGATGGACCCATCATGTGAGACCACTTCAACTTTTATTTCCAAAAACAGCAATCAAAATCTCAGCTTGGCGTCAGTTTTATCAACGCCTTCTTCAAGTCCAAAACCATTGAACTCAAATTCAACGTATATCAATTGCAGTAGCAGCACAGAAGATGAGAGGGAAAGCTATTGCAGCAACATGTTGAAATTTGAAATCCCAGATATTTTGGATGTTAGTAACTTCATGTAA